From Fibrobacter sp.:
GATTCACAAGGCTCTCTGCCGGGCCTTTGTCGCGAGGTTTGCGACTGCGGCATCCGGACATGTCCGTTCCGTAATGCAGGCTCCACTGCTGGGCGGCCTCATTCAGAGCAGGCTCGTATCTGTCATATTTCTTCACCCACTGGGTCATGTTGTCTGTCTTGGATATCTCAGGGACTCCACCGAAGTACGTCAATGCCTTTGATAATGCAGCGAAAAAGAACTCCATCTTGGTTGACAGCATCGCTATCGCGAAGCTCATCATTGAGAACGGAAGCACACAGACGAGGACTATCGCCTTTACGCATTCTCCCGTACTCCTGTCTGCAAGCACCCACAGCGGATCTCCGGCAAAGTCGAACTGCATTTCCTTTGCAGCCTCATAGACATTGTGATACTTGTAGTCGTGAGCCTTTTCATACTCCTGGATTATCAGCTTGAACTGCGTGTAGCCGTATGGATTGTCCGTCGCCTTGCAATACTCCTCGTACAGAACGTCGTACGTCATATACTTCCGTTTCATGCTTTGGGCATAGCTCTCGACATTTTCCTGCATGAAAGCATATTTGTCAGCATCACGGCTCCTGTGGCCGTCTCCCTTGGATAGGAGATTGTGCAGTTCCGCATCTTCCATCTGCAGAAGTTCCTGCATCGACTTTCCGGACTGTTCCGCCCGCTCCTTGTATGGGCGAAGTGACGTCCGGCTGATACCGAGCCTGCGCTCGATTTCCCTTAACGGTGTTCCTTTTGCGAACTCCCGGATGATTACCCTTAAGTCTGTCATCGTTGCTTTTCTGTTTGCCAT
This genomic window contains:
- the istA gene encoding IS21 family transposase — translated: MANRKATMTDLRVIIREFAKGTPLREIERRLGISRTSLRPYKERAEQSGKSMQELLQMEDAELHNLLSKGDGHRSRDADKYAFMQENVESYAQSMKRKYMTYDVLYEEYCKATDNPYGYTQFKLIIQEYEKAHDYKYHNVYEAAKEMQFDFAGDPLWVLADRSTGECVKAIVLVCVLPFSMMSFAIAMLSTKMEFFFAALSKALTYFGGVPEISKTDNMTQWVKKYDRYEPALNEAAQQWSLHYGTDMSGCRSRKPRDKGPAESLVNQVYKYYYSRVYNETWTSIDELNARLMELNDQYNNEIMKGRTYSRRQKFETEELPYLLPLPVEPYHFKYEKQIEINSTYHFQIDRNRFYSVPYQYVGKKAKVVYDADTVEVWVDMKRIATHRRMWHDGYTTVPEHMPANHRAYAETKEFNAAYFLKKARQIGPETTAVINNILTSALFVQQSYRACQGLLRLANTYGEARLEAACRRIEPKTASSYKSVKSILANNLDKAPSPDLHGLFSYIPENDNVRGAEAYR